Genomic window (Amaranthus tricolor cultivar Red isolate AtriRed21 chromosome 7, ASM2621246v1, whole genome shotgun sequence):
GTAAGCCAAAATATTTGCATTTCCAATGATTTATCTCAAATTCATGTTGACCTCCCAAATGAAATAATTGATGTAGGTTCCTTACAAACAACTCTATTTCTGGAGCAATACCAAATTGGATACTCAACAGCAAGGAAAACATGTCAGTTTCTTCCGCTTTTCTCCCTTTCAGGGATTTATCttgtttatgttttgaattacAACAAAGGGAAAATCTGATAATGCCAATGTTACGATTGCAGCGATGTGTCATATAACAATTTCACTGGCTCTGCCCCTGGTAGTTGTCAGCAGTCTAGTGTGTAAGATCATCTGTAATAGTTGCTTCTTTATCTGTGAAAACCTCTCTCTAATGTGAAAGATTATTCCTAATATTTTTCATTATGGTGCAGGAACCTTGTGGCCAGCTATTCATCCGCGAACAGCAACTCGTAAGCAGCTCTAATACTATTACTCTGTAGAATCAAAACATTCTATTACTCTAATTTCATTTAATCTAatttcataaagtagctcccaTTTAGGCCGTGTTTGAAGGGTCACATGTACGCAAGCTTACAGTTGTAATACCCAAGAAGTTAAATTTCCAGTGACCCTTGATAAACAAACATCATATGCGAATTCACttaataagaagtgcacatggtTAACGAGTTATTATATAGTCTATCACAATCCAAAATTAAAGAACCATAAATTTTTGGCTCTATCGAGAATGAACACCATCCTCTTTGGAAATGAACTAGGAAAATAGTCAGTAATGATGCGATTTTTTATCATATGCAGAGAAAGTTGGTGCTTGAGGAGGGACCTTCCTTGCCCCAGTAAACCCCAACGTAAGAATTCACTAGAACATTTTTGAAACTTTACACTCTAGGTTGTTAGCTGCAGCATGTAATCTCATATCGACGTATTTACAATACTGGAAACTTCGCTGTGAGCATAAGCTTCACTTTATAGTAATCCTCTCGTATATGTATCATGCAGaccattctttattcatcaattgTGGTGGACACAAGGTTGACAAATTTGAAGAGGATAGTACTCCTGGTGGCCCTTCAACGTTCTTTTCGGTTGGAGATATCCCTAGGTGGGCTTATAGTAGTACAGGATCATTTCTTTATGATGAAAGTGCCAACTTCGTGGCGACGGAAACATCCAACCCAAATGTAACAGGCATTTACCAAACAGCTAGATTAGCACCTATATCACTCAAGTACTATGGCCTTTGCTTGCTGCCAGGGAGTTACCATGTCACGCTTCATTTTGCTGAGATTATGTTTGTTGATGACCACAAGTTTGACAGCAATGGCAGGCGCTTCTTTGATGTCTCAATTCAGGTTATTTAAGTTCTATTTTCATCCTTGATTTATATATTTCGTTTCActaaaagttttgattttttatttcggGATGTTACAGGGGGAAGTAATGCTGAAAGACTTCAATATCGAGGCAGCAGCTGGAGGTGCAGGCAAGGAAGTAACAAGGGAGTTTGATGTCCTTGTAAATGGGAGTACATTAGAAATCTACTTATACTGGTCTGGCAGAGGGACAACTGCTTCTCCCAACAGAGGTGTATACGGGCCTCTTATATCTGGGATTTCAATAACTTCCAGTGAGTTTATATCTGGGATTTCAGTAAAGTCCAGTGAGTTGACATAATAATTAATAGCACATTTTCCTCCATATTGCAATGTTTGAGGGCTTAGATTGTTCTGTTAAAATTGCATTTATCATTCTACAGACTTCAAAGTCGGCAGAGGATTGTCAGCTGGAGCCATTGTTGGAATTGTTCTTGGTTCATGTGCCCTTGTATCAATTTTAGGAATTTTGTGGATAAAGGGTTACTTCATGTGCCCTGGTATCAATTTTAGGAATTTAGGAATTGTTCTTGCTTCATGTGCCCTTGTATCAGAAGATGAAGGTATGTGCTCAATTCTGTTCTGTATTAGCTTCAGTCGAACGACCATATTGGCTATTTAAAATTCAATGATTTTTATCAAACTATGTGTGTTTTAATGTGTCCATCCATTCCCCTAAACATGCTTTAATGAAAGATACAACTAAAGACAATTTGGCACGAAACAGCACTAAGTTAAATCACTGATGGCCATATTGATGTGTAGTCGAGGACCGTTGACGAATTGTCAACCAATTGGTAAAATATTGATCTTGTATGTTACCATGTCACTGCTAAACATGCAGACATGAACTCATAAACCATGCTAGAAGTTAGTTTATTTCCCGTCCATAAAAACTACGTAGGCATAACATACATCCTGATGAATGTCATTGTTTATATTCATATGTCAGAACTCCGAAGGTTAGGTACTGGATATTTTACCTTGAGGCAGATTAAAGCAGCAACAGATGACTTTGATCTGAGAAACAAAATAGGTGAAGGAGGTTTTGGACCAGTGTACAAGGTAGAATTAGCTTCGATTTTCGATCACTGTTATCTGTTTGTTACGTAAATACTTATCAGCAGTTAATTATAAGGACACAAAATTTTGCTCTTTGGTTTTGCATTATAAATCTTCCTGATGTCTATATGTGGATTTATATGCTTTTCGGGGGATTTTAGGGTGTATTACACGATGGTAAAGTGATTGCGGTCAAGCAGCTTTCTTCTAAATCGAAGCAAGGAAATCATGAATTTATCAATGAGATAGGGATGATATCTGCCGTACAACACCCAAACCTTGTGAAGCTTTATGGGTGTTGTACTGAAGGAAAAGAGCTATTGCTTGTATATGAATACATGGAAAACAACTCACTCGCCCGTGCACTCTTTGGCAAGTGTCTTTTTAGATCCTTACTTAAAATTGCTTCTTCGTACCCAAAATTTTGAAGTCATAACCAATACTTAATTACTTTTCAATCAACTGCAAACGATTCAGGTAAGAAGGATCAGATATTGCACTTGGATTGGCAAACAAGAAAGAGGATATGCTTGGGAATTGCAAGAGGATTAGCATATCTTCACGAGGAGTCAAGATTGAAGATTGTTCACAGGGATATTAAGGCGACTAACGTGTTGCTTGATGAAGACTTGAATGCTAAAATTTCAGACTTTGGCTTGGCAaaacttgatgaagatgaaaataCTCATATCAGCACAAAAATTGCTGGAACTATGTGAGTTTAACTCCTGTTTTTCTCCTTTGCCATTTCTGTGCCATTATCTTTTTAGGACTAGTATGATACTATACTGGTGTCTTATTCTTACTGTATATAAAGGCTCAAAAATAGTCAATTGCACATAAGATTTAGGAGCATGTCTCTTCTGAAAAGTATTAGGAGCATGTTTATCATCGTCAAAATAGGTACTTAGTGTTGGCCCTAAAGATTGGCTAATTACTAATTTTCGTGTTCGTGGGCATTTTTTCAGAGGTTATATGGCTCCCGAATATGCGATGAGAGGCTATCTCACAGATAAGGCAGATGTATACAGCTTTGGAGTAGTCGTACTCGAGATTGTGAGTGGCACTAGCAACACAAGTTATAGGCCAAAGGAAGAGTTTGTTTATCTTCTTGACTGGGTAAATATACTACTTTCTCTTACTCttgattcatttttcttttactttcaTATGTTTAAGATTATGAGCGTTATTGATCGGGTTTTAAAGGCTTATGTCTTACAAGAGCAAGGAAACCTTCTCGAGCTTGTCGATCCAAATCTAGGCTCAAGCTACTCAAAAGTCGAAGCATTAAGGTTGCTAGAAATTGCCTTACTATGTTCAAATCCGTCTCCTAGTCATAGACCCTCAATGTCATCAgttattgttatgattgaaGGCCAAGCCCCGGTCCAAGCACCAATTGTTAAGCGTACCGAGACGAACGATAATTTAAGGTTCAAGTCTTTTCAAACTCTATCACAGGACAGTCAAACTTATGCCTCAGGGAGTTCAACATCTAGCCAGGTTCAAAGAAGTACATTGATGGATGGTCCATGGATGGATTCCTCAATATCTATGCAAAGCAATGATGAGTTTAGTGACAGGTCTCTCTCCACAACAAGACTGGTTTATGAGCTTGCAGATGTAAAGCTAGATTAACAAGAACATTTGTTTAAGTCCGAGATGGTTTTGGGCACATGTAAGATATCCAAGGCAGATGGAACCGAAAAAATGTCATATGTTTTAGTTTcttgatatattatttaatgCTTTTTGTAAAGTTGTACAATAAATAGAGCATCAAAAATTATTGTATTATTTCACCCCGCCTAGTTACTGCGTTAGATTTTGTTACATATACTCCTAAAATATAGTTGAGTTATCAAAAGTCAAGTGTTGTCAGCCTAACTTACAAGGTTAATGTAACGAGTAACGATCAATCTAATGTGTTATAGAAATATttaagggatattatcaatggtacctttATATTattgcactttatctttggtaTCCCTGTGTTTTTTTctaatttcaatggtacccccagTTTTTCTTGATAATTACAAATGTGactctttttaagttttttccgTTAAGTTGCTGTTAAATCTCAAATTTGatctaaccatggttagttttttCCTATGGCTGCTTTTTCAAGAATCTCTAAAAGCTCACCTTTTATGTGAAGAGCAAATTTAAGGGATTGTAGTACTCCACAGTTTGTAGTCATGTCTACATCAATGCTATAAGAAACCAATTAATAATTCATACATCATTAAAAAGATTCAGCAACCACTTCCTTAATATACTAAACATGCTCAATAAAAGTGCAAGCCTTCAAATTTCATCTAATATCAACAAGTCAAATCCTAATGCTAATTAAAATCATTCATTAACACAAACCCAGAAtcacaattacataaaaataaaataaacaaaatacaatTTAGAAGGAGTAGAAAATAAAGTACGAAGTACAAACGGAAAATCAAATTTGGGTATCATTGATATATCAAGATACTTCAAATTTAGACAATTTTTCCCAAAATTAGGCATGGAAATTGAGATATTATTGGAAAAAAGAACCAAAAATTCCAAATTGAAGGAAATATTCGGGCTTGATAATGAAGAACTTGTTGCccagataaataatttttaatgggctagacttgagatacgtctctcaaagatacggtctctcaaaaagactagctgaagaataaaattatgtGCAATTGATCCCCTAAATTTCTTTTTGGTGGGAGCCGCTTGATGACATTAGATTAATGATAAACGATGTTTTTGAAGCTCATAGTTAAACTTTGCAAACTTAaagattatatattttaattttattaagtttacccttaaacccttaaaatctcgtAAATGGGCTTGTTCATCACATGCCCACATTCACCACTTTCACTTTTATGAAAACCAGATAATACCCGTACGATCCACGACTTTATTACTTATTCTGATATATttgcataaataaaaaataaaaaatttacggTTTGatgttttaaccatctcaaaataacctaaattatttaataaataatattataaagattttataaataattgaaaaaaataaaatatataattttttaatatattaaacgaTATgacttaaaaagtaaaaaatcaatcaatataaataatattatagtcataattaAAAAGTAGAATAGTCAAACAATGATATCATCATTGAGTTCTAAagggaaaatttttattgataaagtcaccgtaacaatttttaaaaatgatgaCATCAActatgttttgttttagtaatagttatagatttATTAATAAAGTGACATGTAACAATTTGTAAAAATGATGACATCGGctgtgttttgttttagtaatagttatagatttttattaataaagtgacatataaatattttttaaaaatgatgaCATTAgttgtgttttgttttagtaatagttatagatttttattaataaagtgacatataaatattttttaaaatgatgaCATCAGCTgcgttttgttttagtaatagttatagattcgaaaaaaataagcttattttCAGAAAAAAGTTTCTAAAACTTACTTTGagaaaaaattttctaaaaaaatatgcatatttgaaaaaataagccTCAATTTTAGGCTCGAGCACAAAGACATTTAGTTcgagaattaaaattttcaaaaacttattttaagattaaaaaacaaattcattttattcaaattttccacTTTACTCATCCCTTCTTTCTTCAAAGAAGGCTCATCATTAGAgctgtttaaaaaaaattcaatgatCCGATACTTAATCGATCTTGAAATCGAACTTCACTTAATCCGACTTctgaatgaatttaaaatgaacatttttagaaaatttgaaatacataagagaaaaaaaaaattaacaaaataaattaagttttaaacttattccaaaagtaagcgtgaaatttccaaacctgaaatttggggctgttcgcagttaccaaCTGTGAACAGGTCAagaaagacaaaatagttgttcgcacttactaattgcgaacaactACTTTGACCTGTCTTTGTGTAGCAAGCTGTTCGAAGTTACTAaatgcgaacaggtcaaaacaggtcaaatagttgttcgcagttagtaagtgcgaacaactattttgtcttttttaatctgttcgcagttagttactgcgaacaaccccaaaccttgagtttgagaatttcacgcttacttttgaaataagtttaaaacttagtttattttgttaattttttattttttctcttatgtaTTTCAAATTCACATTTTTACTCACCATTCCCAAGACCACATCTCACTTTCTCCTCTTGGACCAATTCAGTTATTTGGGCCTTTTGTGCTTCAGAATATTAAGATTTTGTTAGAGTTATTCTTCCATTTATTGTGctagttgttaattttttttaacttaaaacGTTATGAtattttcttccttttgttcattgttactaacaacgaataaagttattttttctttaatttgttgttaCTAATAGTGAACAAAGTTGACCTTAAACTTTGACAcgaagacgcttattttttgaaattaaaatttttcgaagcttattttggaaattttttttataaaaaaatcattttattcaTGCTTTCCCAATAGTTGTGTACTGAGCTGTTTAATGGGATAGGTTGACCTAATAGATCAGGGCTCAAGTCACTTTTAAATGGTGATAATAATATGAATACAATGCTTACGCCTTTTGATTTATTATGACTATAACTCGaaaactttaaaattgttttCTAACACATGATTTTGAACCCAATGCTTATGCcttttgatttataattttcttaaaatctcaaaacttttaaaaaaattttaacacgtaatttaaatttaattaaattaagctATAGTAAATATCAACTAAAATCAAGGAGCCTTTGTGCCAGGAAGGCTTATTTCACATAACATCCTATTATGTCATGACCTGGTTAAACATTACTCTTGGAAGAACTACTACCCTAGCTGTGTGATAAAGGTCGATCTGAGGAAAGCCTACGACACCATGGACTGTGATTTTATTCATGATATGTTGATCGCCTTGAACTTCCCACCTTACTTCATTAAGATTATCATAGTCTGcatcacttcaacccaatatCTCTTCTAGTTAATGGCAATCCCTCTGAGATCTTCACGCCTAAAAGAGGCCTCAAACAGGGAGATTCTCTATCTCCTCTCCTCTTTCTCATAGATATGAAAAATCTATTCAAAACCCTCAAGGTTGCAGGGGAACACAAACACTTCAGCTTTCCCTCTAGATGCAAGGGCCTCAAACTCAATCATCTATGCTTTGCTGATGATCTTATGTTATTCTGCAAGGGTAAAGCTAAATCTATTAAGATTCTGTGTGAGAGGCTAGATATCTTCTCAGTTGCATCGGGTCTTCATGCCAATGCCTTCAAATAAGCTCTATATCTAGTAGGTATCTCGAAACCTATCAAGTTACATATTGCTCAGTTGTTAGAACCACCTCTTAGCAAACTTCCCTTTAAATATCTGGGTGTGCTCCTAACATCCAAATGCATAACTGGAGGCTGAGTGTGACTCCATTGTTGATAAGATGACAACCAAGATTCGTTCATGGAGCTAAAAATTTCTCTCTTAAGCAGTTAGAGTCCAACTGGTGTCTGTGGTCCTTCAATGCATCTGTACTTATTGGTGTCAACGCTTTATCTTGCCAAGATCAGTCATCAAAAAAGTTAATGCTATTTGTAGAACCTATGTTTGGCATGCGGATCCTACCAACACAGCCCCTTGTACTGTTAGCTGGAATGATGTTTGTAAACCAAAGAAAGTAGGTGGTTTGGGCACAAGGAATATAGACTAATGGAATGAAGCTGTAACAGGcttaaatttcttaatcttaatcttccgattaattattctaattttttttaattctaattcttaatcctttggttatctaattcaaatcacctgtaattcctaaaccttattccaattttgtaatttcttctaaacattaaacttaaaaaaaaagaataaaataaaataaaatatatctatattcttaaatttctttataagcactaaaatattattttattattttatattacgaaaagtaaaatttaatattatatttacggttttattaagacgttacgtttcaatttcgttttcttaaagtaactttactacttatcattttaaccttccaactttgatttaattattttataccaaaaaattaactatatttttctcattaactttaagtatagttttaaccaaaattttctaagtaaactatcatattttcataatcagatCTTAATTAAACTTTCCCATTAATAAAACATTTCACttgtataaactagaacaaaaatttgatgaaccaaaattctTTATACATCAATCCATGATATctatcacttacacaagctatcaccatttccttacacaagttaaccttcttctacactccaacttttacacatccacttacacactctaactcttacacatccacttacacactccaattcttacacattcacttacacactctaaatcacttacacaagttaacttTCTTCAATACTtcttgtaacaccctcagaataggtcgaactttttgAAAAGACTTTTTATGAAAAACATaaaccaaaacctactcatgggagtgttaccgccacatctatttctaataaaataaatataaggcttaacgactaagaaataacttaataactttaaatccaacaaagggtcttacaacataagaaaagactgaaacgtaatctgtgtccatataaaatttaaacaacttaagataaaacttaaactgaaatacgactccaataaaagctatgtttctaggtgatcctcaccccacgattcccacgcaatcaacaaactgcaacataagaatgcaagaaaaacaagggaaaaactacCAAAATAGGAAATtaagtaattccaactccatcccgtaaaacgattaagattgaaaatgatttaagaaaataaaatataatcaaattgaaaatacttttagaaaataatatatagctgagtttaaaagaaaaacaatttgagaaaacaatatatataatatcacataaaccaatttattaatttgatatttaataatgacaaacacataatcaatttttttatttttggaacgagaacgccagtaggccgagggtttacccctatacctacttcatcaagaggtcgtcaccccatataattcaaggccagcagagtagtctcaggggaccctagtgtgcacattccttctacttggatcacaataaatagaagaaagaccaaacatcgtatcaagtatcagaaaaataataatacctgtcggcagttATACTAACCAAAaaggacaacctgttcatcacccttatacttggatcacaacaaatataagagcttcattttcctcgtgttacactttacgtgatttaatatattttaataattagtcgcgagcacacatacatataatcaaacatacattatacattttattttatgatcataaatttttcccaataaatatatatctcaggaatatccaactgaaatctcattttccaaatcaccattctaacatcaGTTGGtgttaataggaattaatatcataaatatttctcttccaatttaaatcgtatctaatttcgttatcaaaataataatataaattttatcgaaataaaaattataaattcaagtttgaccaaagaaataatagtaaatataatttgagaatatataaaacataatatcatataaaataatgtcatataaaatcatgcatcctatCTAAACAccttaattatcacttagcacataatactaacgggatagtcctaattagatggacattgagaattaccttgttagcgctcctagacaacgtacgctcctaataatttctgtctacgaatccgatgtctttaatatcaaaatcttgcatGATATTACATAAGATTTCGGTTAAGTTTAAGATGCGAGTCTATCAAACCGTCTATATAAAACTTCAGTAGTTAAgtttaagttcgaggacgaacttttgTTCTAAGGGAGAGTGTATGTAACATCCGTTTTGACTAGtggaattgtcaaaattttgactagtggaagttttaCTTATAAGAATacaaactatttcggtttagagttttgtttgatattgcatgatattgattgtatgactctgatagtaaggtaacgtcgaaccatggaccgcaTGTAAAATCACGGCGTCTGTGTTAGGCGGCACGTaaaatgtaacaccccgtaatttatcgagtttaaaaataaataaaatataataaaataaagtataacaaaataaaataaataagtaatattgaattatattattttacatggttaattataagaaacgaagtaagtttaatttaacGATAACGCGTTTTGTCGCATATGTTGTTATTGCGTAATATTTCTTTTCtgcttttaacaaaaaaaaaaacaaaatagacaattatataattaattaattaattaattaattaaaataaaagaataggGGAGGGGAAGGGTGGCTTGTTGTGTGAgggaatgggaggagtcttgtaactcctctcataagtgtgtaTTATGACACATTAAGTTCATCCcttaattgcctattaatccttgtgAAAACCATTTGAGTTTTTCACCCTTCTAAGCTTCCAAGtgaacaaaaaaatcagaaaaattttcTCCTTTGGGCTTGTGATTCggcatttcaagaaaaaaaaattgttctcttgtttttccattcaatcttttgatcaaagggataagtttaattgaattgctagttatagattttacatataaggttttctaagatgaattacattttatgtatgatgatatcctatgactttgaggaggattgagtatattttcatgtaattttctttaacaatcctttaataaaccttaattttgttaaaaggtattaagttatgttcttgatttatattctttaacaaagtttaaatttgttataagaattgagttttgttgatgttcaaataaatttcttttatggtttaaatttctctaactaaatttcaatttgttagtagaaattaagttggtatggattaagttatatttatatatatgtgtgtcttgatttaaaagagtgatttagttttgtaattctctacaaaatttaatttgttaagagaattaagtatttaatttagttatcataatttatgaaatttcaagtctcttgaaggattttgtgaatgt
Coding sequences:
- the LOC130818792 gene encoding probable LRR receptor-like serine/threonine-protein kinase At1g53440 isoform X4 yields the protein MADSFFNFSVILLILWIISVKLGSNAQLIPDDEVKILQIISNKLVNANWKKILPTSCNNGAQGFFKQYDTTILSNVTCDCTFNKGTVCHVTNIQLKGLNITGPFPDEFGNLTQLEEIDFSRNYVSGTIPKSLSKIPLVTLSVSANQITGPIPEELGQITTLETLLVEDNRLQGSLPRSIGNLKNLRRMVFAANFLNGTIPETYVNLKNLTELRLSGNMISGKIPDFIGNLTNLEKLRISDLNTKSIPFPNISLMKNLLYLVLRNCSINGPIPDIWNNLANVKYLDLSYNQLSGEIPPSMGSLSHLSYLFLTNNSISGAIPNWILNSKENIDVSYNNFTGSAPGSCQQSSVNLVASYSSANSNSESWCLRRDLPCPSKPQHHSLFINCGGHKVDKFEEDSTPGGPSTFFSVGDIPRWAYSSTGSFLYDESANFVATETSNPNVTGIYQTARLAPISLKYYGLCLLPGSYHVTLHFAEIMFVDDHKFDSNGRRFFDVSIQGEVMLKDFNIEAAAGGAGKEVTREFDVLVNGSTLEIYLYWSGRGTTASPNRGVYGPLISGISITSNFKVGRGLSAGAIVGIVLGSCALVSILGILWIKGYFMCPGINFRNLGIVLASCALVSEDEELRRLGTGYFTLRQIKAATDDFDLRNKIGEGGFGPVYKGVLHDGKVIAVKQLSSKSKQGNHEFINEIGMISAVQHPNLVKLYGCCTEGKELLLVYEYMENNSLARALFGKKDQILHLDWQTRKRICLGIARGLAYLHEESRLKIVHRDIKATNVLLDEDLNAKISDFGLAKLDEDENTHISTKIAGTIGYMAPEYAMRGYLTDKADVYSFGVVVLEIVSGTSNTSYRPKEEFVYLLDWAYVLQEQGNLLELVDPNLGSSYSKVEALRLLEIALLCSNPSPSHRPSMSSVIVMIEGQAPVQAPIVKRTETNDNLRFKSFQTLSQDSQTYASGSSTSSQVQRSTLMDGPWMDSSISMQSNDEFSDRSLSTTRLVYELADVKLD
- the LOC130818792 gene encoding probable LRR receptor-like serine/threonine-protein kinase At1g53440 isoform X3, yielding MADSFFNFSVILLILWIISVKLGSNAQLIPDDEVKILQIISNKLVNANWKKILPTSCNNGAQGFFKQYDTTILSNVTCDCTFNKGTVCHVTNIQLKGLNITGPFPDEFGNLTQLEEIDFSRNYVSGTIPKSLSKIPLVTLSVSANQITGPIPEELGQITTLETLLVEDNRLQGSLPRSIGNLKNLRRMVFAANFLNGTIPETYVNLKNLTELRLSGNMISGKIPDFIGNLTNLEKLRISDLNTKSIPFPNISLMKNLLYLVLRNCSINGPIPDIWNNLANVKYLDLSYNQLSGEIPPSMGSLSHLSYLFLTNNSISGAIPNWILNSKENIDVSYNNFTGSAPGSCQQSSVNLVASYSSANSNSESWCLRRDLPCPSKPQHHSLFINCGGHKVDKFEEDSTPGGPSTFFSVGDIPRWAYSSTGSFLYDESANFVATETSNPNVTGIYQTARLAPISLKYYGLCLLPGSYHVTLHFAEIMFVDDHKFDSNGRRFFDVSIQGEVMLKDFNIEAAAGGAGKEVTREFDVLVNGSTLEIYLYWSGRGTTASPNRGVYGPLISGISITSSEFISGISVKSNFKVGRGLSAGAIVGIVLGSCALVSILGILWIKGYFMCPGINFRNLGIVLASCALVSEDEELRRLGTGYFTLRQIKAATDDFDLRNKIGEGGFGPVYKGVLHDGKVIAVKQLSSKSKQGNHEFINEIGMISAVQHPNLVKLYGCCTEGKELLLVYEYMENNSLARALFGKKDQILHLDWQTRKRICLGIARGLAYLHEESRLKIVHRDIKATNVLLDEDLNAKISDFGLAKLDEDENTHISTKIAGTIGYMAPEYAMRGYLTDKADVYSFGVVVLEIVSGTSNTSYRPKEEFVYLLDWAYVLQEQGNLLELVDPNLGSSYSKVEALRLLEIALLCSNPSPSHRPSMSSVIVMIEGQAPVQAPIVKRTETNDNLRFKSFQTLSQDSQTYASGSSTSSQVQRSTLMDGPWMDSSISMQSNDEFSDRSLSTTRLVYELADVKLD